The Candidatus Zixiibacteriota bacterium genome contains a region encoding:
- a CDS encoding AAA family ATPase — protein sequence MARKTTPSAKQPRELKATDLDYKIDFKPRGVKTSDDICACTGVIGQERAVAAMKTGLEIDSPGYNMFIAGAGGTGRVAAVKQVLQDAKSKRPNLSDVCYVNNFKNDDCPIILTFKAGDGVRFKKDMAYLVNSMRKAVPKIFMSEDYKDRQNRVVREFEGRQKKLIHGFEERLSGAGFVMVQLQASMGIRNEIQPLIDDEPVSLEKLEQLERDGKFSLSRLDELRRTWDSLRREFDATTVESKKLTNKMEDALEKLSLSIVSPLVSDKISLIKKRFPDEKVVSYLEEAEEAMLSDLDRFREAQPRRGEEEPPPYRKREPFEEFSVNLILDNSSTETIPVIIEKSPSYKNLFGSLERVVDRFGYWRTDFTRIFAGSLLKAAGGYLVLDAMDVMTEPGVWMHLKRALRNQEIEITGFDPFYMMAGSGIKPEPIPFNVKVILIGEARTYHLLWRLDDDFKKIFKIKAEFDTNVKSDNKRLRTHYEFVRRIVEQEQLPTFDLSGMQAVAEYGMRLAGRRGKLTTRFSLIADIIRESSFCARTRRGRQVQRKDVYRAMELKRSRVNLVEDKIQEMIDTDTLIISSSGTAVGQINGLSVYSMGEYSFGRPTRITVSTSMGRAGVINIERESDLSGPTHNKGVLILSGYLRGIFAQDKPLQMTASISFEQSYGGVDGDSASSTEIYAIISSLSGIPLKQSIAVTGSVNQKGIIQPIGGVNEKVEGFYDVCRSRRLSGNQGVMIPYQNVTDLLLRPDVIDAVKTGKFHIYPVKTISEGIEVLTGRIAGRRLKNGKFTLGSVFAAVDERLQEMAITLQNFGRKDNDNEDNKRKGRKNSHSSSKRC from the coding sequence ATGGCGCGCAAAACAACGCCCTCGGCCAAGCAACCACGAGAACTCAAGGCCACCGATCTTGACTACAAGATAGACTTCAAGCCGCGAGGCGTCAAAACATCCGATGATATCTGTGCCTGTACGGGAGTGATTGGCCAGGAGCGGGCAGTCGCAGCGATGAAAACAGGGCTGGAGATCGACAGTCCGGGGTACAATATGTTCATCGCAGGAGCTGGCGGAACCGGTCGGGTGGCGGCTGTGAAACAGGTTCTTCAAGACGCCAAATCCAAACGGCCGAACCTATCGGATGTGTGCTATGTCAACAACTTCAAGAACGACGATTGCCCGATCATTCTGACTTTCAAAGCGGGTGATGGAGTACGTTTTAAAAAGGACATGGCGTATTTGGTAAATTCCATGCGTAAGGCGGTGCCAAAGATATTCATGTCTGAGGATTACAAAGATCGACAGAATCGTGTCGTGCGAGAGTTTGAGGGGCGCCAGAAGAAACTCATTCATGGTTTTGAAGAAAGACTTAGCGGAGCCGGATTTGTGATGGTCCAGCTTCAGGCCAGTATGGGGATTCGCAACGAGATTCAACCTTTGATTGATGATGAACCGGTATCGCTGGAGAAGCTGGAACAATTGGAACGAGACGGGAAATTCTCACTATCCCGGCTCGATGAATTGCGACGTACATGGGACAGTCTCCGCAGGGAGTTTGATGCTACCACTGTTGAATCAAAAAAGCTGACCAACAAAATGGAAGATGCCCTGGAGAAACTGAGCCTCTCGATAGTATCCCCTTTGGTTTCCGATAAGATCAGCTTGATCAAGAAACGTTTCCCTGATGAGAAAGTGGTTTCGTATCTCGAGGAGGCGGAGGAAGCAATGTTGAGCGATCTGGATCGCTTCCGGGAAGCTCAGCCCAGGCGCGGCGAAGAGGAACCACCACCATATCGAAAACGGGAACCATTCGAAGAATTTTCGGTCAACCTCATTCTGGATAATTCATCGACCGAGACAATCCCGGTCATAATTGAGAAATCCCCATCATACAAAAATTTGTTTGGTTCACTTGAACGCGTGGTCGATCGTTTTGGTTACTGGCGGACAGATTTCACGCGCATCTTTGCCGGTTCACTCCTCAAGGCCGCGGGCGGATATCTTGTCCTTGATGCGATGGACGTGATGACCGAGCCGGGCGTGTGGATGCATCTGAAACGAGCCCTACGCAACCAGGAAATCGAAATCACTGGATTTGATCCGTTCTATATGATGGCCGGTTCTGGTATTAAGCCGGAACCGATCCCGTTCAATGTCAAAGTGATCCTGATCGGAGAGGCACGAACATATCACTTGCTCTGGCGGCTCGATGATGATTTTAAAAAAATCTTCAAAATCAAGGCCGAGTTTGATACCAATGTCAAGAGCGACAACAAGCGACTACGAACTCATTATGAATTCGTGCGTCGGATAGTAGAACAAGAGCAACTGCCCACCTTTGATCTGAGCGGTATGCAGGCTGTGGCCGAGTATGGGATGCGGTTGGCTGGTCGCCGCGGAAAACTAACAACCCGATTCAGTTTGATCGCGGATATTATCCGAGAGAGTTCCTTTTGTGCTCGGACGCGAAGGGGGCGGCAAGTACAACGCAAAGATGTCTACCGCGCTATGGAGCTGAAGCGGTCGCGCGTTAATCTGGTTGAGGACAAGATTCAGGAGATGATCGATACCGACACTCTGATAATCTCATCATCAGGGACAGCCGTCGGTCAGATCAACGGACTGTCAGTATACAGCATGGGCGAGTACTCTTTTGGACGGCCGACCCGCATCACGGTCAGCACTTCAATGGGTCGAGCGGGTGTTATCAATATTGAGCGTGAATCCGATCTCTCCGGTCCCACACACAACAAAGGCGTATTGATTCTCAGCGGCTATCTGCGGGGTATATTTGCTCAGGACAAACCACTGCAAATGACGGCGTCAATTTCATTCGAGCAATCATATGGCGGCGTTGATGGCGATTCAGCTTCTTCGACTGAGATCTATGCTATAATCTCATCCCTCAGCGGTATTCCACTGAAACAGAGCATTGCAGTAACCGGATCGGTAAATCAAAAGGGAATTATCCAGCCTATCGGTGGCGTGAACGAAAAGGTCGAGGGGTTCTATGACGTTTGTCGAAGTAGGCGTCTGTCCGGTAACCAGGGTGTGATGATCCCGTACCAAAATGTTACTGATTTACTATTGCGACCGGATGTCATCGACGCTGTAAAGACAGGCAAGTTCCATATATATCCCGTCAAGACGATTAGCGAAGGTATTGAAGTTCTTACCGGCCGAATTGCTGGACGACGACTCAAGAACGGCAAGTTCACTTTGGGATCGGTTTTTGCCGCAGTGGACGAACGGCTTCAGGAGATGGCAATTACGTTGCAAAACTTTGGTCGTAAAGATAATGACAACGAAGATAATAAAAGGAAAGGTAGAAAGAACAGTCATTCATCGAGCAAGAGATGTTAA
- a CDS encoding DPP IV N-terminal domain-containing protein has translation MKKSILALLIVSIVCPSFLSAQEVRFGKNKVRYKQFDWSYLQTRHFDMHFYEDAYPAAKFAAAVMESSYVEISGELNYLVQRRIPVFIYNSHNDFQQTNIISSLISEGTGGFTEMFKNRIVIPFSGSYEDFRHVLHHELTHAVTFDMLYGNALSSLISRQRFFSMPLWLAEGYAEYSSRHGWDYWSDMVVRDACVNGYLAPPWALGGYLAYKEGQAMIKYIADKYGEEKLGEIFRNGKIHLTMNRTLKETIGIDEEKFWQEFSKEMKRRYWPEIAIRKDPDEISKQLTHARKDGSYFNEKPAFSPEGDRIAIFTDKSDYTEIVLISAADGKVVDRLVEAQRSGDLESLHSYVSGMSWSPDGRQIAFAAKSGGKESIFLYDLSQGKVTHKKRTGYHNIISPAWSPDGKKIAFSALEGYKRDLFLYDLESDQVKRLTNDRYDDVEASWLPEGNQLIFCSDRPHQQSPTIDLEKHLYVDSGAFMPGDFEYGYYNLFRIDLLDLTISELGVGPGQNKAPAVSPDGSKVAYISNRNGIDNLYVALLDSTQQFAVTDIISGVKSLSWSPDSKQIAFSAFFQGAFDIFILKDLIPAGEGGVLSPTDFILGKYDLLKPHRGNKTLVTRHNTNDTSSQSEDAIDWDNDYQTYTPDSTTWTQHDSSLVDSNLDTSTAEVDTTADGSTVTETGIHDGEYVYVAPADIDPLDSVMININDTTGRFTVGLTEPALFDSVPPPLASGDYTIRKYKTKFTPDYIGGGFAYDTFFGLRGQTQFVFSDYLGNHQIQIATDLVNTIDQSYIQAFYFYNRHRTNVGAGFFHSKNYYIDNTDFLFSDRFYGLTAFAGRPFSTFSRLQFVVSQYFIDREYHDRYDYREDRSTKVTTGEFAYVTDNIIWGLTGPLNGRRAKLSIQGGINLFDSRDIDFQSVELDYRKYRHLGKTFSMAFRLAGGASFGRTPKQYFLGGTTNWIGNRTLDANVYDVENLYFADVVTPLRGVPYYELAGNRFVLANFEFRFPMIEYFVMRFPLSLVIANVGGAIFADLGAAWTDNNFKFGTRHDGNRLVDMKSGFGFGMRANMGFILLRYDLAWSTDFQNVSDKPTYYFSFGADF, from the coding sequence ATGAAGAAATCGATCCTGGCTCTATTGATAGTTTCCATCGTGTGCCCAAGCTTTCTCTCCGCCCAGGAAGTAAGGTTTGGTAAAAACAAGGTTCGCTACAAACAATTCGATTGGAGCTACCTTCAGACCCGACACTTCGATATGCATTTCTATGAAGATGCCTACCCGGCGGCAAAATTTGCGGCCGCTGTGATGGAATCATCGTATGTCGAAATCTCCGGGGAACTCAACTATCTTGTTCAACGTCGGATTCCGGTCTTCATCTACAATTCGCATAATGATTTCCAGCAGACCAATATCATTTCGTCGCTCATTTCCGAGGGAACCGGCGGTTTCACGGAAATGTTCAAGAACCGTATCGTCATTCCCTTCTCCGGTTCCTACGAGGATTTTCGACACGTTCTCCATCATGAACTGACCCATGCTGTCACTTTCGACATGCTCTACGGCAATGCCCTCTCTTCGTTGATCTCTCGTCAGCGGTTTTTCAGCATGCCTCTTTGGCTCGCTGAAGGCTATGCGGAGTATTCCTCTCGTCACGGCTGGGACTACTGGTCCGACATGGTCGTGCGGGATGCTTGCGTCAATGGCTACCTGGCTCCACCCTGGGCGCTTGGAGGTTACCTGGCATACAAGGAAGGGCAGGCGATGATTAAATACATCGCCGACAAGTATGGCGAAGAGAAACTGGGGGAGATCTTTCGCAACGGCAAAATACACCTGACCATGAACCGTACCCTCAAGGAAACCATCGGTATTGACGAGGAGAAATTCTGGCAAGAGTTCAGCAAGGAAATGAAGCGCCGCTATTGGCCCGAAATAGCCATACGAAAAGATCCCGACGAAATCTCTAAACAGCTTACCCACGCCAGGAAAGATGGCTCTTACTTCAACGAAAAACCAGCCTTCTCACCCGAAGGGGATCGTATCGCGATCTTCACCGACAAGTCCGACTATACTGAGATCGTTCTAATATCTGCGGCCGACGGCAAAGTGGTTGATCGGTTGGTCGAGGCGCAACGCTCCGGAGACCTGGAATCACTACACTCCTACGTCTCGGGTATGTCATGGTCGCCTGACGGTAGACAGATAGCTTTTGCGGCCAAGTCCGGAGGTAAAGAGTCCATCTTTCTGTATGATTTGTCGCAGGGGAAAGTTACTCATAAAAAACGTACCGGATACCACAACATCATCTCACCAGCCTGGTCACCCGACGGTAAGAAAATTGCTTTCTCAGCTCTGGAAGGCTACAAACGTGACTTGTTTTTGTATGATCTCGAATCTGACCAGGTCAAACGCCTGACCAATGATAGATATGATGATGTCGAGGCTTCCTGGCTACCGGAAGGTAACCAACTCATATTCTGCTCTGACCGTCCCCACCAGCAAAGCCCAACCATTGATCTCGAAAAGCATCTCTATGTTGACTCTGGCGCGTTCATGCCCGGCGACTTCGAATATGGATACTATAATTTGTTTCGCATAGATCTCCTGGATCTTACCATTTCCGAACTTGGTGTTGGCCCGGGCCAAAACAAAGCCCCGGCCGTTTCACCCGACGGTAGTAAAGTAGCTTACATTTCCAATCGCAATGGAATTGACAATCTCTATGTAGCCCTACTCGACAGCACCCAACAATTTGCTGTGACTGATATCATCTCCGGAGTGAAATCGCTTTCATGGTCTCCCGACAGCAAACAGATTGCTTTCAGTGCGTTCTTTCAAGGTGCCTTCGATATCTTTATCCTTAAAGACCTTATTCCGGCTGGTGAAGGTGGTGTTCTGTCACCGACTGATTTCATACTGGGTAAGTATGATCTGCTCAAACCTCATCGGGGAAACAAAACCCTGGTTACTCGTCACAATACGAATGATACTTCATCCCAATCGGAGGACGCCATTGATTGGGATAACGACTACCAGACCTACACACCCGATTCTACTACATGGACTCAGCATGATTCGAGTCTTGTCGATTCGAACTTGGATACATCGACTGCCGAGGTGGACACCACTGCCGACGGATCAACTGTAACTGAAACCGGTATCCACGACGGTGAATATGTTTACGTAGCACCGGCCGATATTGATCCACTCGATTCGGTGATGATAAACATCAACGATACGACTGGTCGTTTTACTGTCGGCCTGACTGAACCGGCTTTGTTTGACTCTGTACCGCCCCCTCTGGCTTCGGGTGACTATACGATCAGGAAATACAAAACGAAATTCACCCCCGATTACATTGGAGGTGGATTCGCTTATGACACGTTTTTTGGTCTTCGCGGTCAGACACAGTTTGTTTTTTCCGATTATCTGGGCAATCATCAGATCCAGATTGCCACCGATCTCGTGAACACTATTGATCAGTCATATATACAGGCATTCTATTTCTACAATCGCCATCGAACTAATGTAGGGGCGGGGTTCTTTCACTCGAAAAACTACTATATCGACAATACCGACTTTCTATTCTCTGATCGCTTCTATGGGCTAACGGCATTCGCCGGGCGTCCATTCTCCACCTTCAGTCGCCTGCAATTTGTTGTTTCGCAATACTTCATTGATCGAGAATATCACGACCGCTACGACTACCGCGAGGATCGCAGCACCAAAGTAACTACCGGCGAGTTTGCCTATGTTACCGACAATATCATCTGGGGTTTGACCGGTCCGCTCAACGGACGCAGGGCAAAGCTTTCGATCCAGGGCGGGATCAATCTCTTCGACTCCAGGGACATCGATTTCCAATCAGTCGAACTTGATTATCGCAAATACCGACATCTTGGCAAAACCTTCTCAATGGCGTTCCGTCTGGCCGGTGGAGCCTCGTTTGGAAGAACTCCCAAACAGTATTTTCTCGGTGGCACCACCAACTGGATCGGCAATCGGACACTTGATGCCAACGTTTACGATGTCGAGAATCTGTACTTCGCCGATGTCGTCACTCCCCTTCGCGGCGTGCCCTACTACGAATTGGCCGGTAACCGATTCGTCCTGGCCAATTTCGAGTTCAGGTTCCCTATGATCGAATACTTTGTGATGCGCTTTCCACTATCGCTGGTCATCGCCAATGTCGGCGGCGCAATCTTTGCCGACCTTGGTGCCGCCTGGACCGATAACAATTTCAAGTTTGGCACCCGCCATGATGGTAACCGGCTGGTAGATATGAAAAGCGGTTTTGGCTTTGGCATGCGAGCCAATATGGGGTTCATTCTCCTGCGTTATGACCTGGCCTGGTCCACCGATTTCCAGAACGTTTCCGACAAGCCAACCTACTACTTCTCGTTTGGTGCAGACTTCTAG
- the murA gene encoding UDP-N-acetylglucosamine 1-carboxyvinyltransferase yields MDKFVINGGHRLKGRVKIDGSKNAALPIIFGALLIDKGESVIKNVPPLRDVHTAIRVMEYLGAKVTYDARRCVMTVKAGGLNQNTAPYELMRQMRASFLALGPILARLGEARVSLPGGCVLGARPVNFHVAGFRALGAKVSERSGYVVAKGKPLKGGVICFDRPSHTGTENLLYGAVMAKGRTTLVNAACDPEVVDVANFLNQAGARIHGAGTPTIVIDPVRRLKPVEYTVSGDRLVAGTYLMAGAITGGNIKITGCASDTLTVVLHKLQEMGCRVDQTAKSVTLKAPRRLKPVAVTTFPYPGFPTDLQACIMAAGCVATETSHVTETVFEDRFSHTMEMRRLGAKIAISSNEAVITGVKELHGAEVMASDIRAGAGIVLACLAARGQSEVLRVYHIDRGYHRLEEKLSSLGADIRRIGA; encoded by the coding sequence ATGGACAAATTCGTAATCAACGGTGGTCACCGCCTTAAGGGTCGGGTCAAAATCGACGGCTCCAAAAACGCCGCCCTGCCAATTATCTTCGGAGCGCTCCTTATCGACAAGGGCGAGAGTGTTATCAAGAATGTTCCCCCGTTGCGGGACGTCCATACCGCCATCAGAGTAATGGAGTATCTGGGAGCAAAAGTAACCTACGATGCGCGTCGTTGCGTAATGACAGTCAAAGCCGGTGGGCTCAATCAGAATACGGCTCCGTATGAACTGATGCGGCAGATGCGAGCCTCTTTCCTTGCATTGGGACCGATCCTGGCCCGTCTTGGCGAAGCTCGCGTCTCATTGCCGGGCGGTTGTGTTTTGGGGGCACGTCCGGTCAATTTTCACGTGGCCGGCTTTCGCGCTCTGGGAGCCAAAGTAAGCGAACGCAGCGGCTATGTTGTGGCCAAAGGTAAACCGTTGAAAGGCGGAGTCATCTGTTTTGACCGACCTTCACACACCGGCACGGAGAACCTCCTCTACGGGGCGGTTATGGCCAAAGGACGGACTACGCTTGTCAACGCCGCCTGCGATCCAGAAGTGGTCGATGTCGCCAATTTTCTCAACCAGGCCGGGGCGCGTATTCATGGAGCCGGTACACCGACAATAGTCATCGATCCGGTGCGACGCCTGAAGCCGGTAGAATACACCGTATCGGGTGACCGACTCGTGGCCGGGACTTATCTCATGGCTGGCGCAATTACCGGTGGTAACATCAAAATCACCGGCTGCGCATCGGATACATTGACGGTCGTGCTCCACAAATTACAGGAGATGGGGTGCCGGGTAGATCAGACCGCCAAGAGCGTGACTTTGAAAGCTCCGCGTCGCCTTAAGCCGGTGGCGGTTACGACCTTTCCCTACCCCGGCTTTCCGACCGATCTTCAGGCCTGTATTATGGCTGCCGGTTGTGTCGCCACAGAAACATCGCATGTAACGGAGACCGTTTTCGAAGACCGGTTCTCCCACACTATGGAGATGCGGCGCTTAGGCGCAAAAATTGCCATTTCGAGCAACGAAGCAGTCATCACCGGTGTTAAAGAATTACACGGCGCTGAGGTTATGGCGTCTGATATCAGAGCCGGGGCTGGCATCGTGCTGGCTTGTCTGGCCGCCCGGGGCCAGTCGGAGGTGTTGCGAGTGTATCATATTGACCGAGGTTATCATCGACTGGAGGAAAAGTTGTCGTCCCTTGGAGCCGATATCAGGAGAATAGGAGCGTAG
- a CDS encoding DUF4416 family protein: MARIQKPPPGRLVVSIIYSSLDALADSLRVIERKFSRVECETIEIPCSTQDRYREEMGDNLQRRIFSFEQPVPVDSLPEIKANCHKIEPMFSDCVRDFHFRTVNIDPGILTPDKLVMASHREYNHRLYLGNGVFGQIELIHSQGQFMRLPWTNPDFCHSEAMDLFNRVRESFDATDSEGEVTKLSDVGSIF; the protein is encoded by the coding sequence GTGGCACGAATACAGAAACCTCCACCCGGTCGGCTGGTCGTCTCGATTATCTATTCCTCGCTTGATGCGCTGGCTGACTCGTTGCGTGTGATCGAACGCAAATTCTCCCGTGTGGAGTGTGAGACGATTGAAATTCCGTGCAGCACTCAGGATCGATACCGTGAAGAAATGGGGGATAATCTCCAGCGTCGTATATTCTCTTTCGAGCAACCAGTACCGGTCGACTCGCTCCCGGAGATCAAGGCCAACTGCCACAAGATCGAGCCGATGTTCTCCGATTGTGTTCGTGATTTCCATTTTCGTACGGTCAATATCGACCCTGGCATTCTTACTCCCGACAAATTGGTGATGGCCTCACACCGGGAATACAACCACCGGCTGTACCTCGGCAACGGCGTGTTTGGCCAAATAGAATTGATTCACTCTCAAGGGCAGTTCATGCGGCTTCCCTGGACAAATCCTGATTTCTGTCACAGTGAGGCGATGGATTTATTCAATCGCGTACGTGAGAGCTTTGATGCTACCGATAGCGAGGGGGAGGTAACCAAACTTAGCGATGTAGGGTCGATTTTCTGA
- a CDS encoding tetratricopeptide repeat protein produces the protein MTNLNSTLPRRTLLFPTLICLLILAVTALGYETVDDDGDICARLIEGLEKSVYRVELKDKKIGTVYTLGFVVDTVPHPVVRRDLLLGCSKINIKSMSGKKYKNKGIHSDSEDHNLARICVPSKKKKFSGLETAIPEITDTVLLVQLSADTSWSCWEGIVTDDRRIPGFGRLFFVATSAPPSDELQLVLSGRGKLIGWRGRQALPGADVAYVIPAGQLTVLHRARVNYNFHIGSRESDLIDDWKKKNVDLLSKRSDSLYVLGLNHLWEGRLDIARRLFNELALAEPSFGPGWFYKGTCDEIFQSPALANAAYENALRYDQDFAKAHLASAKLSHLSNSWSRFSKSASAQLAAVFDPGSAEALVVRAFHIVSPQLADGVIEQCGLARKIDPEVPGTERVIALAYWYKSDFEAAIAAAEVVLAIDSADVTGILIKAESFLGLEQFEESVTFYQQGLDLLETESADIYFSLGRAYTGLKQHAKASEAYWQATEIKPDYKEAHCNLAAAYRKQKLWQLALNASSKALMLDPYFPQARCSKGLTHAEMKDEAAARSELQILREMKSDYYNVLKKAIDETDFDSDE, from the coding sequence ATGACTAATCTGAACTCGACCCTCCCTCGAAGAACACTATTGTTCCCAACTTTGATATGTCTCTTGATACTCGCGGTAACAGCACTGGGCTATGAGACGGTGGACGACGACGGTGACATCTGTGCCCGGTTGATAGAGGGGTTGGAGAAGTCTGTCTATCGGGTAGAACTCAAGGATAAGAAAATAGGGACTGTTTACACGCTGGGGTTTGTAGTTGATACTGTCCCTCATCCTGTAGTACGACGCGATCTCCTACTGGGGTGCTCCAAGATAAACATCAAGAGCATGTCCGGCAAAAAATACAAGAACAAGGGTATACATAGTGACAGCGAGGATCACAATCTTGCTCGTATATGTGTTCCTTCCAAGAAGAAGAAGTTCAGCGGTCTGGAAACTGCGATTCCTGAGATAACCGATACGGTTCTTCTGGTTCAATTGTCTGCCGATACTTCCTGGTCGTGCTGGGAAGGAATTGTAACGGACGATCGTCGAATACCCGGTTTTGGGCGTCTCTTTTTTGTAGCTACGAGTGCGCCCCCTAGTGATGAATTGCAGCTCGTCCTCTCAGGACGGGGAAAACTGATTGGCTGGAGAGGTCGACAGGCTCTGCCAGGAGCGGACGTAGCCTATGTTATTCCGGCGGGTCAGTTGACTGTGCTTCATCGGGCGCGGGTAAATTACAACTTCCACATCGGCTCCAGAGAGAGCGACCTGATAGACGACTGGAAGAAGAAGAATGTAGACCTATTGTCCAAACGATCTGATTCGTTGTATGTGCTCGGACTCAATCACCTCTGGGAAGGGAGATTGGACATCGCTCGTCGACTGTTCAATGAACTAGCACTGGCTGAGCCTTCATTCGGTCCGGGCTGGTTCTATAAGGGCACTTGCGATGAAATCTTTCAGAGCCCCGCCCTAGCCAACGCAGCCTATGAGAACGCCCTCCGCTACGACCAGGACTTCGCCAAAGCCCATCTCGCCTCGGCCAAATTGTCCCATCTATCAAACTCGTGGAGTAGATTTAGCAAATCGGCCAGCGCCCAATTGGCCGCCGTTTTCGACCCCGGCTCGGCCGAAGCCCTGGTTGTCCGTGCATTTCATATCGTGTCGCCGCAATTAGCCGACGGAGTCATCGAGCAATGTGGTCTTGCGAGAAAAATAGATCCTGAGGTGCCTGGGACTGAAAGAGTGATCGCCCTGGCTTACTGGTACAAGAGCGATTTCGAGGCAGCCATCGCCGCGGCCGAAGTAGTTCTGGCCATCGATTCCGCCGATGTCACTGGGATTCTCATCAAAGCTGAGTCCTTTCTCGGATTGGAGCAGTTTGAGGAGTCGGTGACATTCTATCAGCAAGGCCTTGATTTGCTAGAAACCGAATCAGCGGATATCTACTTCTCGCTGGGTCGTGCATATACTGGACTCAAGCAACATGCCAAGGCCTCAGAGGCGTACTGGCAGGCGACTGAAATCAAGCCGGACTACAAGGAAGCTCATTGTAACCTCGCAGCAGCGTACCGCAAACAGAAACTATGGCAACTTGCGTTGAACGCCAGTTCCAAGGCTCTCATGTTGGATCCTTACTTCCCTCAGGCTCGGTGCTCAAAGGGATTAACTCACGCCGAAATGAAAGACGAGGCCGCTGCCCGTTCGGAACTACAGATTCTCCGTGAAATGAAGAGCGATTATTACAATGTCCTAAAGAAGGCCATCGACGAGACCGACTTCGACAGCGACGAGTGA
- a CDS encoding transcriptional coactivator p15/PC4 family protein, translating into MRYELERTPTERIFIEGSEFKGHELVSLRIYFQSKEDEWLPTKKGVTFRRDQLDEVIDALQKIKAEK; encoded by the coding sequence ATGCGCTACGAATTGGAAAGAACACCGACAGAACGAATTTTCATCGAGGGTAGTGAGTTCAAAGGCCACGAGTTGGTGTCACTCAGGATTTACTTTCAGTCCAAAGAGGACGAATGGCTCCCGACCAAAAAAGGCGTGACCTTCCGCCGCGACCAGCTCGACGAAGTCATCGACGCCCTCCAGAAGATCAAGGCTGAGAAGTAG